The Agromyces sp. LHK192 genome includes a window with the following:
- a CDS encoding MDR family MFS transporter, with translation MANQQPASTPLMSHRQILFVIFGLMAGMFLSALDQTVVGTAIRTIGDDLHGLSQQAWVTTAYLIVSTISTPIYGKLSDIWGRRPLFIAAIVIFIVGSLLASFSTSMLELAAFRAIQGLGAGGLMSMPLAIMGDMLAPRERAKYQGYFLAVFGISSLIGPLVGGLFAGADEILFIAGWRWVFLINVPIGIAALAIVMRFLHLPKQEHDRVRIDWWGATFVVVGLVPLLLVAEEGRDWGWSSPIAIACYVVGGLGVLAFVIVESRMGDDALIPLKLFRSSTFSMATVIGVFVGFGMFGAMMTIPLFLQLVFGATPTESGLQMLPMILGMMAASIGSGQIIARTGRYRMFPILGTLFLAGGFLVLTFIRYDSTYWYMAGAMLLIGLGLGQLMQTLTIASQNSVGLRDMGVATSASTFFRQIGGTLGTAVLLSLLFTVMPQNITGSLSDEATLSDALDAALDPAVATAPENAQIMETIYSPIVEPITANLPPQVDLSDEAQRAQVVEQALPQIEEAFGGEGSAEASVGGDALDDTSFLTGADPRLTKPFLVGFTESAVAVYRVALIVVLIAFLLSLFFRTPPLRAKSAMQEAADERAAAAASSRGGASDGEPTDTGVIATLAAEEVGALVQPGADTASHRVHDEPPATGRRAKGDDG, from the coding sequence ATGGCGAACCAGCAACCGGCTTCGACGCCGTTGATGTCGCACAGGCAGATCCTCTTCGTGATCTTCGGCCTGATGGCAGGCATGTTCCTCTCGGCCCTCGACCAGACGGTCGTCGGCACCGCGATCCGCACCATCGGCGATGACCTCCACGGCCTCAGCCAGCAGGCGTGGGTGACGACGGCGTACCTGATCGTCTCGACGATCTCGACGCCGATCTACGGCAAGCTCTCCGACATCTGGGGTCGCCGCCCGTTGTTCATCGCGGCGATCGTGATCTTCATCGTCGGCTCGCTGCTGGCCTCGTTCTCGACGTCGATGCTCGAGCTCGCGGCGTTCCGCGCCATCCAGGGCCTCGGCGCGGGCGGCCTGATGTCGATGCCGCTCGCGATCATGGGCGACATGCTCGCGCCGCGCGAGCGCGCGAAGTACCAGGGCTACTTCCTCGCGGTGTTCGGCATCTCGAGCCTCATCGGGCCGCTCGTGGGCGGCCTGTTCGCCGGCGCCGACGAGATCCTGTTCATCGCGGGCTGGCGCTGGGTGTTCCTCATCAACGTGCCGATCGGCATCGCGGCGCTCGCGATCGTCATGCGGTTCCTGCACCTGCCGAAGCAGGAGCACGACCGCGTGCGCATCGACTGGTGGGGCGCGACGTTCGTGGTCGTCGGCCTGGTCCCGCTGCTGCTCGTGGCCGAGGAGGGCCGCGACTGGGGCTGGTCGAGCCCCATCGCGATCGCCTGCTACGTGGTCGGTGGCCTCGGCGTGCTCGCGTTCGTGATCGTCGAGTCGCGGATGGGCGACGACGCGCTGATCCCGCTGAAGCTGTTCCGCTCGTCGACGTTCTCGATGGCGACGGTGATCGGCGTGTTCGTCGGCTTCGGCATGTTCGGCGCGATGATGACGATCCCGCTGTTCCTGCAGCTCGTGTTCGGTGCGACGCCGACCGAGAGCGGCCTGCAGATGCTGCCGATGATCCTCGGCATGATGGCGGCTTCGATCGGGAGCGGCCAGATCATCGCGCGCACCGGGCGGTACCGGATGTTCCCGATCCTCGGCACGCTGTTCCTGGCCGGCGGGTTCCTCGTGCTCACCTTCATCCGGTACGACTCGACGTACTGGTACATGGCGGGCGCGATGCTGCTGATCGGCCTGGGCCTCGGCCAGCTCATGCAGACGCTGACGATCGCCAGCCAGAACTCGGTGGGGCTGCGCGACATGGGCGTCGCGACGAGCGCCTCGACGTTCTTCCGCCAGATCGGCGGCACGCTCGGCACCGCCGTGCTGCTGTCGTTGCTGTTCACCGTGATGCCGCAGAACATCACCGGGTCGCTGTCCGACGAGGCGACGCTCAGCGACGCACTGGATGCCGCGCTCGACCCGGCCGTCGCGACGGCGCCCGAGAACGCGCAGATCATGGAGACGATCTACTCCCCAATCGTCGAGCCGATCACCGCGAACCTGCCTCCGCAGGTCGATCTGTCGGACGAGGCGCAGCGCGCGCAGGTCGTCGAGCAGGCGCTCCCGCAGATCGAGGAGGCATTCGGCGGCGAGGGCTCGGCCGAGGCATCCGTCGGCGGTGACGCGCTCGACGACACGTCGTTCCTGACCGGCGCCGATCCGAGGCTCACGAAGCCGTTCCTCGTCGGCTTCACCGAGTCGGCGGTCGCGGTCTACCGCGTCGCCCTGATCGTCGTGCTGATCGCGTTCCTGCTCTCGCTGTTCTTCCGCACCCCGCCGCTGCGGGCGAAGTCGGCGATGCAGGAGGCCGCCGACGAGCGCGCGGCGGCCGCGGCGAGTTCGCGCGGAGGGGCATCCGACGGCGAGCCCACCGACACCGGCGTGATCGCGACCCTCGCGGCCGAGGAGGTCGGCGCCCTCGTGCAGCCGGGCGCGGACACGGCGTCGCATCGCGTGCACGACGAACCGCCGGCCACGGGCAGGCGGGCGAAGGGAGACGACGGATGA
- a CDS encoding gluconokinase has product MTSPALPDPPLVVVMGVSAVGKSTVAAALADALDVAWRDADDLHPAANVAKMSAGMPLDDADRGPWLDLVGEELADASDRAGLVVACSALRRTYRDRLRMHAPATVFVHLTGSRELLHGRASARAGHFMPASLLDSQLDTLEPLGSDEPGLVVDVASDIDTIIATAIGWLAERRAT; this is encoded by the coding sequence GTGACCTCGCCTGCACTGCCCGACCCGCCCCTCGTCGTCGTCATGGGCGTCTCCGCCGTCGGCAAGTCGACCGTCGCGGCCGCGCTCGCCGACGCCCTCGACGTCGCGTGGCGGGATGCCGACGACCTGCATCCGGCCGCGAACGTCGCCAAGATGTCGGCGGGGATGCCGCTCGACGACGCCGACCGCGGGCCGTGGCTGGATCTGGTCGGGGAGGAGCTGGCGGATGCGTCGGACCGCGCCGGTCTCGTCGTCGCCTGCTCGGCGCTCCGCCGGACGTACCGCGACCGGCTCCGCATGCATGCGCCGGCGACGGTGTTCGTGCACCTCACGGGGAGCCGTGAGCTCCTGCACGGCCGAGCCTCGGCGCGCGCCGGGCATTTCATGCCGGCCTCGCTCCTGGACTCGCAGCTCGACACGCTCGAGCCGCTCGGGTCCGACGAACCGGGTCTCGTGGTCGACGTGGCATCCGACATCGACACGATCATCGCGACCGCGATCGGATGGCTCGCCGAACGGAGGGCGACGTGA
- a CDS encoding SulP family inorganic anion transporter, translating to MTDGRWTLRTATSRAWGRIRPVFSRKTLGRDAVAGTVLGIESVPDGLASGVLAGVNPIAGLYAYLFGMLGAACFTSSTFMAVQATGAMSLVVADTDLASRPDPDRALFTLAMLTGIIMIVAGVLKGGRLLRFVPTAVMTGFVTAVGINMILGQLSNFTGAEGEGPNRVVRAFDLVWHFWEFDWPTTIIGAVSLGLIVWLTRTRLGSLGLVVAVAIGSVLTLALDAWLGWQVATVDDIADVPSGLPAPVLPSIDDVVALTIPALSLAFVGLVQGAAVSAGVPNANGRRADASRDFIGQGAGNVVAGVFQGMPVGGSMSASALITAAGAKTRLALFIASAVMAFVVLVASGIVAYVAMPSLAALLIVVGFGTIKPQKVKSVLKTGVLQSTIMGVTFVLTLIIPLQFAVLVGVGLGIILFVARQSNRLSVRQIVIEPDGRRREQDPVPVVGSGEVIVLQPYGSLFFASAPVFESQLPKVDASTRDSVVILRLRGIDQLGLALIAVLGRYAHELIERDSALRIIAPNDEVIAELGAGGVIALIGEASVYRSSEWIGDALRTAHADAHEWVAERGR from the coding sequence GTGACCGACGGGCGATGGACGCTCCGCACGGCGACCTCCCGTGCGTGGGGACGCATCCGCCCCGTGTTCAGCCGGAAGACCCTCGGCCGCGACGCGGTCGCGGGAACCGTGCTCGGCATCGAATCCGTTCCCGACGGACTCGCGAGCGGCGTGCTCGCCGGCGTCAACCCGATCGCCGGCCTCTACGCCTACCTGTTCGGCATGCTCGGCGCCGCGTGCTTCACGAGCAGCACCTTCATGGCCGTGCAGGCGACCGGCGCGATGTCGCTCGTCGTCGCCGACACCGACCTCGCCTCGCGACCCGACCCCGACCGGGCGCTGTTCACGCTCGCCATGCTCACCGGGATCATCATGATCGTCGCCGGCGTGCTGAAGGGCGGACGCCTGCTGCGGTTCGTGCCGACCGCCGTCATGACCGGGTTCGTCACCGCGGTCGGCATCAACATGATCCTCGGTCAGCTCTCCAACTTCACGGGTGCAGAGGGTGAGGGGCCGAACCGGGTCGTGCGCGCGTTCGACCTCGTCTGGCACTTCTGGGAGTTCGACTGGCCCACCACGATCATCGGCGCGGTCTCGCTCGGGCTCATCGTCTGGCTCACGCGCACGAGGCTCGGGTCGCTGGGCCTCGTGGTCGCCGTCGCCATCGGCTCGGTGCTGACGCTCGCCCTCGACGCGTGGCTCGGGTGGCAGGTCGCGACCGTCGACGACATCGCCGACGTGCCGAGCGGACTGCCGGCGCCCGTGCTGCCGAGCATCGACGACGTGGTGGCGCTCACGATCCCGGCGCTCTCGCTCGCCTTCGTCGGACTGGTACAGGGCGCAGCCGTGTCGGCGGGAGTCCCCAACGCCAACGGCAGACGAGCGGATGCCTCGCGCGACTTCATCGGACAGGGCGCGGGCAACGTCGTCGCGGGCGTGTTCCAGGGGATGCCGGTCGGCGGCTCGATGTCGGCCTCGGCCCTGATCACCGCGGCCGGCGCGAAGACCAGGCTCGCGCTGTTCATCGCCTCGGCGGTGATGGCGTTCGTGGTGCTCGTGGCATCCGGCATCGTCGCCTACGTGGCCATGCCGTCGTTGGCCGCCCTGCTCATCGTCGTCGGGTTCGGCACGATCAAGCCGCAGAAGGTGAAGTCGGTGCTCAAGACCGGCGTGCTCCAGTCGACGATCATGGGCGTGACCTTCGTGCTCACGCTGATCATCCCGCTGCAGTTCGCGGTGCTCGTCGGCGTCGGGCTCGGCATCATCCTCTTCGTCGCCCGCCAGTCGAACCGCCTGTCGGTGCGGCAGATCGTCATCGAGCCCGACGGCCGCCGGCGCGAACAGGACCCGGTGCCCGTCGTCGGGTCGGGCGAGGTGATCGTGCTGCAGCCCTACGGCAGCCTGTTCTTCGCGAGCGCGCCGGTGTTCGAGTCGCAGTTGCCGAAGGTGGATGCCTCGACGCGCGACTCCGTCGTGATCCTGCGGCTGCGCGGCATCGACCAGCTCGGCCTCGCCCTCATCGCGGTGCTCGGGCGCTACGCGCACGAGCTCATCGAGCGCGACTCGGCGCTGCGCATCATCGCGCCCAACGACGAGGTGATCGCCGAACTCGGCGCGGGCGGCGTGATCGCGCTCATCGGAGAGGCATCCGTGTACCGGAGCAGCGAGTGGATCGGCGACGCGCTGCGCACCGCCCACGCCGACGCCCACGAGTGGGTCGCCGAGCGTGGGCGGTGA
- a CDS encoding arylsulfatase, with amino-acid sequence MSEFNSDFHGKIELDVRDSVADWTPYTLKQAPEGAPNVLVVLYDDTGLAAWSPYGGGINMPTMDRLAQGGLTYTQWHTTALCSPTRSTFLTGRNHHVNRVATIMEATDGFPGSAGRLPAECATIGQVLQDNGFSTFWVGKNHNVPEEDLAPGGSKSEWPLNKGFDRFYGFLGGETNNWYPDLVEDNHFIEQPYSPEEGYHLSKDLADQALRMLRDQQSSNPSKPWYLWFCPGANHAPHHAPDEYIAKYKGAFDGGYEAYREWVLGRMIEKGIVPEGTALTPLNPFPEDVANPADLVLAWDDLGDEEKALFCRMAEVYAGFSEYTDAQVGRIVDYLEETGQLENTLVFYCADNGASAEGSPHGSVNENKFFNGYPDSLEENLKLIDRIGSPDTYNHYPTGWAAAFSSPFQMFKRYSQFSGGTCDPMVIHWPKGFESKGEVRHQYHHSTDIVATILDAVGLEMPDVYRGVKQHPLNGVSMRYSFDAAPDGPTEKHVQYYTMLGTRGIWKDGWKASAVHAPISGKSNFDRDVWELYHVDEDRSESRNLAAEQPEKLQELIDAWYEQAKENFVLPLDDRTALELVTIERPQSEPPRTRYTYYPDTTAVPESVAVSVRGRSYKIIADVILDEGAEGVIFAHGSRFGGHSLFLKDGKLHYVYNFLGIPPEQHFESEPLAPGAHALGVEFIRESAGEHGESVGTAKLYVDDQVVAEGPMRAQVGKFTLCGDGLCVGYDSADAVSSRYANPFPFTGGKLLGVAVDVSEEQYLDLEREAQAILSRE; translated from the coding sequence ATGTCCGAATTCAACTCGGATTTCCACGGGAAGATCGAGCTCGACGTCCGCGACTCCGTCGCCGACTGGACGCCCTACACGCTGAAGCAGGCTCCCGAGGGGGCGCCGAACGTGCTCGTCGTGCTGTACGACGACACGGGCCTCGCCGCGTGGTCGCCGTACGGCGGCGGGATCAACATGCCCACGATGGACCGGCTCGCGCAGGGCGGGCTCACGTACACGCAGTGGCACACGACCGCGCTGTGCTCGCCGACCCGATCGACCTTCCTCACCGGCCGCAACCACCACGTCAACCGGGTGGCGACGATCATGGAAGCCACCGACGGCTTCCCCGGTTCGGCCGGCCGCCTGCCGGCCGAGTGCGCGACGATCGGCCAGGTGCTGCAGGACAACGGCTTCTCGACCTTCTGGGTCGGCAAGAACCACAACGTGCCGGAGGAGGACCTCGCGCCGGGCGGCAGCAAGTCGGAGTGGCCGCTGAACAAGGGGTTCGACCGGTTCTACGGGTTCCTCGGCGGCGAGACCAACAACTGGTACCCCGACCTCGTCGAGGACAACCACTTCATCGAGCAGCCGTACTCGCCCGAGGAGGGGTACCACCTCTCGAAGGACCTGGCCGACCAGGCGCTCCGGATGCTCCGGGACCAGCAGTCGTCGAATCCGTCGAAGCCCTGGTACCTATGGTTCTGCCCCGGCGCGAACCACGCACCGCACCACGCGCCCGACGAGTACATCGCGAAGTACAAGGGTGCGTTCGACGGCGGCTACGAGGCGTACCGCGAGTGGGTGCTCGGTCGCATGATCGAGAAGGGCATCGTGCCGGAGGGCACGGCGTTGACACCCCTCAACCCGTTCCCCGAGGATGTCGCGAACCCGGCGGACCTCGTGCTCGCGTGGGACGACCTCGGAGACGAGGAGAAGGCACTGTTCTGCCGCATGGCCGAGGTGTACGCCGGATTCTCCGAGTACACCGACGCGCAGGTCGGCCGCATCGTCGACTACCTCGAAGAGACCGGGCAGTTGGAGAACACCCTGGTCTTCTACTGCGCCGACAACGGCGCGTCCGCGGAGGGCAGCCCGCACGGCTCGGTGAACGAGAACAAGTTCTTCAACGGGTACCCCGACAGCCTGGAGGAGAACCTCAAGCTGATCGACCGCATCGGTTCGCCGGACACGTACAACCACTATCCGACGGGGTGGGCGGCAGCGTTCTCATCGCCGTTCCAGATGTTCAAGCGGTACTCGCAGTTCTCGGGCGGCACGTGCGACCCGATGGTGATCCACTGGCCGAAGGGGTTCGAGTCGAAGGGCGAGGTGCGGCACCAGTACCACCACTCGACCGACATCGTGGCGACGATCCTCGACGCCGTCGGCCTCGAGATGCCCGACGTGTACCGGGGCGTGAAGCAGCATCCGCTCAACGGCGTGTCCATGCGGTACAGCTTCGACGCGGCACCCGACGGCCCGACCGAGAAGCACGTGCAGTACTACACGATGCTCGGTACCCGTGGCATCTGGAAGGACGGCTGGAAGGCGTCGGCCGTGCACGCCCCGATCAGCGGCAAGTCGAACTTCGACCGGGACGTCTGGGAGCTCTACCACGTCGACGAGGACCGCTCGGAGTCCAGGAACCTGGCAGCCGAGCAACCGGAGAAGCTGCAGGAGCTGATCGACGCCTGGTACGAGCAGGCGAAGGAAAACTTCGTGCTCCCGCTCGACGATCGCACCGCACTCGAACTGGTGACGATCGAGCGGCCGCAGTCGGAGCCACCGCGTACCCGCTACACCTACTACCCCGACACGACCGCGGTGCCGGAATCGGTCGCCGTGAGCGTGCGCGGGCGCTCCTACAAGATCATCGCCGACGTGATCCTCGACGAGGGCGCTGAAGGCGTGATCTTCGCGCACGGCTCGCGTTTCGGCGGCCACTCGTTGTTCCTGAAGGACGGGAAGCTGCACTACGTGTACAACTTCCTGGGGATCCCGCCCGAGCAGCACTTCGAATCGGAGCCACTCGCGCCGGGCGCGCACGCCCTGGGCGTCGAGTTCATCCGCGAGTCCGCGGGCGAGCATGGCGAGTCGGTCGGGACGGCGAAGCTCTACGTCGACGACCAGGTCGTCGCCGAGGGACCGATGCGCGCGCAGGTCGGCAAGTTCACCCTCTGCGGCGACGGCCTGTGCGTCGGCTACGACAGCGCCGATGCCGTGAGCAGCCGGTACGCCAACCCGTTCCCGTTCACGGGCGGGAAGCTGCTGGGCGTCGCGGTCGACGTGAGCGAGGAGCAGTACCTCGACCTCGAGCGTGAGGCCCAGGCCATCCTCTCCCGCGAATAA